A genomic window from Paenibacillus sp. FSL K6-0276 includes:
- the fabZ gene encoding 3-hydroxyacyl-ACP dehydratase FabZ, producing MLDINQIQEIIPHRPPFLLVDKITEIEMGKRAVGIKNVTINEPFFAGHFPGYPVMPGVLITEALAQVGAVAILGVEANRGRIGFLAGLDGFRFRGQVVPGDTLTLEVEITRLKGSIGKGQATASVEGKVVASGEIMFALS from the coding sequence ATGTTGGATATCAACCAAATTCAAGAAATCATCCCCCATCGGCCTCCATTTCTGCTGGTGGACAAAATCACCGAGATTGAAATGGGTAAACGAGCTGTTGGCATCAAAAATGTAACGATCAATGAACCTTTCTTCGCGGGCCATTTTCCAGGTTATCCGGTAATGCCGGGTGTACTGATTACAGAAGCTCTTGCGCAAGTAGGTGCGGTTGCTATTCTGGGGGTAGAGGCGAATCGCGGCAGAATTGGCTTTTTAGCTGGGCTGGACGGATTCCGTTTCCGTGGTCAAGTTGTACCGGGAGATACGCTCACTCTTGAAGTGGAGATTACTCGCCTAAAGGGCAGTATCGGAAAAGGGCAAGCTACTGCATCAGTTGAGGGGAAAGTTGTAGCCTCTGGGGAAATTATGTTTGCTCTGAGCTAA